The Methanomassiliicoccales archaeon DNA segment CCCTTCCTCCGCCTCCTTGACATCCAGGGATGAGGACCAGTTCAACCGTTCCGCGAACGATTTTGTGAAGCCTTCTGGCATGTGCTGCACCACCAGTATTGAGGCCGGTATGTCCCCGGGAAGCCGCGACAGGACCTCCGGCAGGGCCTTGGGTCCCCCGGTCGAGGAACCTATCAGCACCAGTCGGTCGCCCTTGATCCCGCCCAGATGATGGTCCGTGATGTTGTGGGATGGGGCGTTGGCCTTCACCTTCACCTTGCTCGCTACCTTGATCTTCTCGATGATCGTCCTGGCCACTTTCTCTATGTCCAGAGACAGTGATCCAGACGTTTTCGGTATGAAATCGATGGCCCCAAGCTCGAGCGCCTTCATGGTGATGTCAGCCTGTTTCTTGTCGGCGGAGCTGATCATTATCACCGGACATGGCATGTCCCTCATGATGTGCTTCAGCGCGGTGATGCCATCCATTTCCGGCATCTCGATGTCCATGGTCACCACGTCAGGGGAAAGCTCGCGTATCTTCGTTAGGGCT contains these protein-coding regions:
- a CDS encoding chemotaxis response regulator protein-glutamate methylesterase; this encodes MDGPIRVLVVDDSLVMRKILTDLFQEDQGIVVVGTARNGREALTKIRELSPDVVTMDIEMPEMDGITALKHIMRDMPCPVIMISSADKKQADITMKALELGAIDFIPKTSGSLSLDIEKVARTIIEKIKVASKVKVKANAPSHNITDHHLGGIKGDRLVLIGSSTGGPKALPEVLSRLPGDIPASILVVQHMPEGFTKSFAERLNWSSSLDVKEAEEGDELKRGHVLIAPGNHHMEVVGNHVHLNDDPKIHFVRPAVDVMMKTAAPIYGKKIVGVVLTGMGYDGAEGMKRIKEFGGKTIVQDEASCVVYGMPKAVVDAKAADMVVPLEDIADHIMIALKD